One part of the Paraglaciecola sp. L3A3 genome encodes these proteins:
- a CDS encoding DUF547 domain-containing protein: MQNQLARSINCKTFMQTMLAGSTFILLAFSATLKAADFDHHYKNYDQLLKQVVNLSADKKQSRVDYQLLTNKKEPLQLALQTFSNVTKNQYDTWNEPQKLSFLINAYNGFTLQLIVDHWSEFKQGDAESIRDLGSFFTTPWEKEFFTLFQKKHNLDDIEHEMVRKWFKEPRIHAVLVCAAVSCPPLRNQAYIADSLNQQLDNQMYIFLADNTRNYIDGKKGKAYLSSIFKWYRGDFEKGDAGFSSLYDLLQKYNKALISGEQEQAIRSLLMNNDFPILFKDYDWRLNDVANF; encoded by the coding sequence ATGCAAAACCAACTCGCTAGATCCATCAACTGCAAAACGTTTATGCAAACAATGCTGGCTGGGAGTACTTTTATTTTATTGGCATTTTCAGCAACACTAAAGGCTGCTGACTTTGATCATCACTATAAAAATTATGATCAATTACTCAAACAAGTGGTTAATTTGTCTGCCGATAAAAAACAATCACGGGTTGACTATCAGCTATTAACCAATAAAAAAGAGCCGTTACAACTAGCTTTACAAACATTTTCAAATGTCACAAAAAACCAATATGACACTTGGAATGAACCGCAAAAACTTAGTTTTTTAATCAATGCTTATAATGGATTTACTTTGCAGTTAATTGTTGATCATTGGAGCGAATTCAAACAAGGCGATGCAGAGTCTATTCGTGATTTAGGCAGCTTTTTTACTACTCCTTGGGAAAAAGAATTTTTCACATTATTCCAGAAAAAACATAACTTAGATGACATTGAGCATGAAATGGTACGTAAATGGTTTAAAGAGCCACGTATCCATGCTGTTTTAGTCTGTGCTGCTGTATCTTGCCCACCACTTCGTAACCAAGCCTATATTGCGGATTCTTTAAACCAACAACTTGATAATCAAATGTATATATTTTTAGCCGATAACACCCGTAATTATATTGATGGTAAAAAAGGAAAAGCCTACCTTTCATCGATTTTTAAATGGTACCGTGGTGATTTTGAAAAAGGCGATGCAGGGTTTTCGTCTTTATATGATCTATTACAAAAATATAATAAAGCTCTTATTTCAGGGGAGCAAGAACAAGCTATCCGCAGTTTGTTAATGAACAATGACTTCCCTATACTATTCAAAGACTATGACTGGCGCTTAAATGATGTGGCTAACTTTTAA
- a CDS encoding ABC transporter substrate-binding protein, giving the protein MMWLTFKSSRLFSKVKPKKTLVSLLTLFTLCCLPFISISYGQTSLTAEVEQRENNPQWQQTLAAAKGQNVYFYAWGGSKPINDYLRWATREIARRYKIRLHHVKVADISEAVSRLKAEGGNKSAIDLLWINGENFSYLKQQDLLLGQLWADIPNSVLLATQVFPLKNDFGVAIEGYEVPWGLGQFNLIANSDIFNNSRTDNLTPADILAAAKQHPGRISYPRPPEFHGTTFLKQLLVALSNKDPRLYLQATLEAQSALLPLLWNYLDRLHPLTWQQGKAFPSSNTEQLSLFQQKQLVMAVSFNPNELAKEQHAKRIADSAQRLYFNDGAITNSHNLAIPKGSQSPEAAKVVIHFLLSELAQKQKLTGSWGDPSVITPLLDDTSRLPAQQELHSSWQQVIEDTWQQRYGA; this is encoded by the coding sequence ATGATGTGGCTAACTTTTAAATCTTCTCGTTTATTTTCCAAGGTGAAACCAAAAAAAACGTTAGTCAGCTTACTGACACTTTTTACTCTTTGTTGTTTGCCATTTATTTCCATTTCATATGGACAAACCTCATTAACAGCAGAAGTTGAGCAAAGAGAAAACAACCCCCAATGGCAACAAACCTTAGCCGCCGCTAAAGGCCAAAATGTGTATTTTTATGCTTGGGGTGGATCAAAACCAATCAACGATTATTTACGCTGGGCCACACGGGAAATAGCTCGCCGTTATAAAATCCGTTTACACCATGTTAAAGTCGCTGATATCAGTGAAGCAGTGAGTCGTCTAAAAGCCGAAGGAGGCAACAAAAGTGCTATCGATTTATTATGGATCAATGGCGAAAATTTTAGTTACTTAAAACAACAAGATTTGTTACTTGGTCAACTATGGGCTGATATTCCTAATAGTGTATTACTCGCCACCCAAGTATTCCCCCTAAAAAACGATTTTGGCGTAGCGATTGAAGGTTATGAAGTACCATGGGGCTTAGGCCAATTTAACTTAATCGCTAACAGTGACATCTTTAATAACAGCCGTACAGACAATCTAACCCCAGCCGATATTTTAGCCGCTGCCAAACAGCACCCTGGCCGCATTAGCTACCCTCGTCCACCAGAGTTTCACGGCACCACTTTTTTAAAACAGCTCTTAGTAGCACTGAGTAATAAAGATCCGCGACTGTATTTACAGGCAACCCTCGAGGCCCAGTCTGCATTATTACCCTTACTATGGAATTATCTTGATCGGCTACATCCACTGACTTGGCAGCAAGGCAAAGCGTTCCCTAGTTCCAATACGGAACAACTCTCTTTGTTTCAGCAAAAACAATTAGTCATGGCAGTGAGCTTTAACCCCAATGAATTAGCCAAAGAACAACATGCAAAACGTATTGCTGACTCCGCCCAGCGTTTATATTTTAACGACGGAGCGATTACCAATAGCCATAACTTAGCCATACCTAAAGGATCACAAAGTCCAGAGGCCGCTAAAGTGGTAATTCACTTTTTATTAAGTGAACTAGCACAAAAACAAAAACTCACTGGCAGTTGGGGAGATCCATCGGTGATCACACCTTTATTAGATGACACATCAAGGTTACCCGCTCAACAAGAATTACACAGCTCATGGCAACAGGTTATTGAAGATACATGGCAACAAAGATACGGCGCTTAA